One Elusimicrobiota bacterium genomic region harbors:
- a CDS encoding RNA polymerase sigma factor: MYWGFSACLEASQKIVIYNKMDIFDEDIQLMVRFQNGEESCFEKLVERHKTRVFNIAYRFLGNYQEAEDTAQEIFIKIYNAKDTYKSKAKFTTWFYTICKNTCLNKLRKKRLKTVSIDSDTELKNDTVTNQINDSKTPTPLDSMLNNEQVMIVKKAIDSLPPNQKMTVILCRYDQLPYEDIAKIMDCSVKAVKSLLHRAKINLKENLTEYFNK, encoded by the coding sequence ATGTATTGGGGGTTTTCTGCCTGTCTTGAGGCAAGCCAAAAGATTGTTATTTATAATAAAATGGACATTTTTGACGAAGATATTCAGTTGATGGTGCGTTTTCAAAATGGCGAAGAATCGTGTTTTGAAAAACTGGTAGAACGCCACAAAACCCGGGTTTTTAATATTGCTTACAGGTTTTTAGGAAATTACCAGGAAGCAGAAGATACAGCACAGGAAATATTTATAAAGATTTATAATGCAAAAGATACATATAAATCAAAAGCAAAGTTTACCACATGGTTTTACACTATATGTAAGAATACTTGCCTTAATAAATTGCGTAAAAAGAGACTGAAAACAGTATCAATAGACAGTGATACGGAATTAAAGAATGATACTGTTACTAATCAGATCAACGATTCGAAAACTCCCACTCCTTTAGATTCTATGCTAAATAATGAACAAGTTATGATTGTTAAAAAAGCAATTGATTCTTTACCGCCTAATCAAAAAATGACCGTAATATTATGCCGGTATGATCAACTGCCGTATGAAGATATAGCAAAAATAATGGATTGCTCGGTTAAAGCTGTAAAATCACTTTTACACAGGGCAAAGATAAATTTAAAAGAAAACTTAACAGAGTATTTTAATAAATGA
- a CDS encoding Spy/CpxP family protein refolding chaperone has translation MKRFFGLAVVCACLMLGVEYGFAEAPQGNEQGMPNRELRQQRKENNNEEIGNIKRYLSIKQKLNLTDEQVKALEKIVLDYTKETIKRNADIKLAGLDLREIVRQDKPDFSAARSKIKQVSSLQLDSKIAMIDAMEKGYNVLTKEQQEKLLQLKGERKEKMMKKGSETNNKKE, from the coding sequence ATGAAAAGGTTTTTTGGCTTGGCAGTTGTTTGTGCTTGTTTGATGTTGGGGGTGGAGTATGGTTTTGCAGAGGCGCCTCAGGGTAATGAACAGGGGATGCCGAATAGGGAGTTAAGGCAACAAAGAAAAGAGAACAATAATGAAGAAATAGGCAATATAAAGAGATATTTAAGTATCAAGCAGAAACTGAATCTCACGGATGAACAGGTAAAAGCACTGGAAAAAATTGTTTTAGATTACACAAAAGAAACTATTAAAAGAAATGCGGATATAAAACTTGCCGGTTTGGATTTGCGTGAAATTGTCAGGCAGGATAAACCGGATTTTTCTGCTGCCCGTTCAAAGATTAAGCAGGTTTCCTCGCTTCAGTTAGATTCAAAAATTGCGATGATAGATGCAATGGAGAAAGGTTATAATGTTTTAACTAAAGAACAACAGGAGAAACTCTTGCAGTTAAAAGGGGAAAGAAAAGAAAAAATGATGAAAAAAGGATCCGAAACTAATAATAAAAAAGAGTAG
- a CDS encoding zf-HC2 domain-containing protein has translation MKLIKCSELKKDLYFYIKGEVELPLKSEIEKHISDCPACQKLLKEFSGTLKVVDKVEHTVPQKNWYYFSEKVLGKIHAKRQFNFLKPAIVVALSFFFFILGYKYYQLKNYQKVNISYENDDEKLVSYLTDFSIPELYQ, from the coding sequence ATGAAATTGATAAAGTGCAGTGAGTTAAAAAAAGATTTATACTTTTATATAAAAGGTGAAGTTGAATTACCGTTAAAATCAGAAATAGAAAAACATATTTCCGATTGTCCTGCCTGCCAAAAACTACTTAAAGAATTCTCAGGAACACTTAAAGTTGTCGATAAAGTTGAGCATACTGTCCCGCAAAAAAACTGGTATTACTTCAGCGAAAAAGTATTGGGGAAAATCCATGCTAAACGGCAATTTAATTTTTTGAAACCCGCTATTGTGGTTGCCTTAAGTTTTTTCTTTTTTATTTTAGGATACAAATATTATCAATTAAAAAATTATCAGAAAGTTAATATTTCTTATGAAAATGACGATGAAAAACTAGTTTCTTATTTAACGGATTTCAGCATTCCGGAATTGTATCAGTAA
- a CDS encoding sigma-70 family RNA polymerase sigma factor: MQVETNFEEIIKKYQQKIYRIVFSLVGNEADTDEIVQKTFVNAFKNINYFKEKSLIDTWLIKIAVNNVRIHFRKRKFLSLFYVFGNGDEISEIRDAAQNTEKTIEDNIIAKVVSKAIKKLPERQKEVFVMKHINRMSISEISQVLSIAEGSVKSNIFKAINNLKKYLEDFNEIDKVQ; the protein is encoded by the coding sequence ATGCAAGTGGAAACTAATTTTGAAGAAATCATAAAAAAATATCAGCAAAAAATATATAGAATAGTTTTTTCTCTTGTAGGGAACGAAGCAGACACGGATGAAATTGTTCAGAAAACATTCGTTAACGCGTTTAAGAACATTAATTATTTCAAAGAAAAATCTTTAATAGACACCTGGCTCATAAAGATTGCTGTCAATAATGTAAGGATTCATTTTCGTAAGAGAAAATTTTTATCACTTTTTTATGTTTTTGGAAATGGTGATGAAATAAGTGAGATTAGGGATGCTGCACAAAATACTGAAAAGACTATTGAGGATAATATAATAGCAAAAGTGGTAAGTAAGGCTATTAAAAAGCTTCCGGAACGCCAAAAAGAAGTATTTGTTATGAAACATATAAATAGAATGAGTATTTCTGAAATTTCACAGGTTCTTTCAATTGCTGAAGGCAGCGTAAAATCAAACATTTTTAAAGCAATTAATAACCTTAAAAAATATCTGGAGGATTTCAATGAAATTGATAAAGTGCAGTGA
- the mltG gene encoding endolytic transglycosylase MltG — MSAENKLRRNIIIIVTIVVVVIAFLTLPYKEVFIKIPEGSTPKQIAKMLKNDGIIRSENVFLTYVWLLRTEKKFKPGTYKLNSHSLDLGIINNIVKGNTYKIKITIPEGFTAKEIGELLEKKGICDSKKFLEIVKNKKLEGYLFPETYFFEPGSDAGKIAQMFYNQYKKIFTGEFSKRAKELKMTDENIVILASIIEKEAKKNEERPLISAVFHNRLKKGWNLESCVTVLYALGKHKDFLTYKDIKVDSIYNTYIHPGLPPSPISNPGLASIKAALYPANSDDMFFIADGSGTHKFSKYFEEHNKNKKNRK; from the coding sequence ATGAGTGCTGAAAACAAACTACGGCGGAATATAATTATTATTGTGACAATTGTTGTTGTCGTGATTGCTTTTTTGACATTGCCGTATAAAGAGGTATTTATAAAAATTCCTGAAGGTTCTACGCCAAAGCAAATTGCGAAGATGTTAAAGAACGACGGAATAATAAGAAGTGAAAATGTTTTTTTAACTTATGTCTGGCTTTTAAGAACAGAAAAAAAATTTAAGCCGGGAACCTACAAATTAAATAGTCACTCGTTGGATTTGGGAATTATTAACAATATCGTGAAAGGTAATACTTATAAAATAAAAATTACAATACCGGAAGGTTTTACGGCAAAAGAAATAGGGGAGCTTTTGGAGAAAAAAGGTATATGCGACAGTAAAAAATTTCTGGAAATTGTAAAGAATAAAAAACTGGAAGGCTATCTTTTTCCGGAAACATATTTTTTTGAACCAGGTTCCGATGCGGGAAAAATCGCTCAAATGTTTTATAATCAGTATAAGAAGATTTTTACCGGTGAGTTTTCGAAAAGAGCAAAAGAATTAAAAATGACAGATGAAAATATTGTTATTCTTGCTTCGATAATTGAAAAAGAGGCAAAAAAAAATGAAGAGAGACCTTTAATATCCGCCGTGTTTCATAATCGTTTAAAGAAGGGTTGGAATTTAGAATCGTGTGTTACGGTTTTATATGCTTTGGGAAAACACAAGGATTTTTTAACATATAAAGATATAAAAGTTGATTCAATCTACAATACATATATTCACCCGGGATTGCCGCCTTCACCTATCAGCAATCCGGGACTTGCCTCCATAAAAGCCGCACTCTATCCTGCTAATAGCGACGACATGTTTTTTATAGCGGACGGGTCAGGTACTCACAAATTCTCAAAGTATTTTGAAGAACACAATAAAAACAAAAAAAACAGAAAATAA
- the ruvX gene encoding Holliday junction resolvase RuvX has protein sequence MSILAIDYGKKRIGVAVSSTFISTPLKPVLVVNSENLLISISKIIIEYEVSEIVLGLPLNMDGTESEMTKEVRCFAVKLERKFGLKVSLVDERLTSREAEEKLAIFEKSWQKRKKKIDSAAACLILESYLRKKNEC, from the coding sequence AGGTGTAGCAGTCTCTTCGACATTTATTTCTACCCCGCTTAAACCGGTTTTAGTAGTTAATTCAGAAAACTTGTTAATAAGTATTTCTAAAATAATAATTGAATATGAGGTTTCTGAAATAGTACTTGGACTTCCCCTGAACATGGATGGTACAGAAAGTGAAATGACAAAAGAGGTAAGATGTTTTGCTGTTAAACTTGAAAGAAAATTTGGATTAAAGGTTTCTCTGGTTGATGAACGGCTCACATCAAGGGAAGCTGAAGAAAAACTGGCAATATTTGAAAAAAGCTGGCAAAAAAGAAAAAAGAAAATTGACAGTGCTGCTGCCTGCTTAATCCTGGAAAGTTATTTAAGGAAAAAAAATGAGTGCTGA